The genomic region AAGTCTTGAAAAAAATGTTTCTACCTGAGACACCTGCGGTTATTGTTGCTCGTGGTTTGGTGGTTCCTGAGGAGATGCTAAAGGCAGCTAGAGAATGTAAGATTGCTATTTTAACTAGCCGTACGGCGACCAGTCGATTGTCTGGAGAGTTATCTAGCTATTTGGATTCTCGTTTGGCAGAACGTACCAGTGTGCACGGTGTCTTGATGGATATCTATGGTATGGGTGTCTTGATTCAGGGCGATAGTGGAATTGGTAAAAGTGAGACAGGTCTAGAGCTTGTCAAACGTGGTCACCGCTTGGTAGCTGATGACCGTGTCGATATCTTTGCCAAGGATGAGATTACTCTTTGGGGTGAACCAGCTGAAATCTTGAAACACTTGATTGAAATTCGTGGGGTTGGGATTATCGATGTTATGAGCCTCTACGGTGCGAGTGCGGTCAAGGATTCTTCACAAGTCCAGCTGGCTGTTTACTTGGAAAATTATGATACGCATAAGACCTTTGATCGCCTTGGAAACAATGCAGAGGAAATAGAAATTTCTGGCGTAGGCATTCCTCGTATCCGCATTCCAGTTAAAACAGGTCGTAATATCTCTGTCGTGATTGAGGCTGCTGCCATGAATTATCGTGCCAAGGAAATGGGCTTTGATGCGACGCGTTTGTTCGAAGAACGCTTGACAAATCTTATTGCTCAAAACGAGGTGCCTAATGCTTGATCCAATTGCTATTCATCTAGGCCCTCTAGCCATTCGTTGGTATGCCTTGTGTATTGTGACAGGCTTGATTCTTGCGGTTTATTTGACCATGAAAGAAGCGCCTAGAAAGAAAATTATACCAGACGATATTTTAGATTTTATCTTGATAGCCTTTCCTCTGGCTATTTTAGGAGCTCGTCTCTACTATGTCATTTTCCGTTTTGATTACTATAGTCAGAACTTGGGAGAAATTTTTGCCATTTGGAATGGTGGTTTGGCCATTTACGGTGGTTTGATAACTGGGGCTCTTGTACTCTATATTTTTGCTGATCGTAAACTCATCAATACTTGGGATTTTCTAGATATTGCGGCGCCTAGCGTCATGATTGCCCAAAGTTTGGGGCGCTGGGGCAATTTCTTTAACCAAGAAGCTTATGGTGCAGCAGTGGATAATCTGGATTATCTACCTGGCTTTATCCGTGACCAGATGTATATTGAGGGGAGCTACCGTCAGCCGACCTTCCTTTATGAGTCTTTATGGAATCTACTTGGATTTGCCTTGATTCTGATATTCAGACGAAAATGGAAGAGTCTTAGACGAGGTCATATCACTGCTTTCTATTTGATTTGGTATGGTTTCGGTCGTATGGTCATCGAAGGTATGCGGACAGATAGTCTCATGTTCTTTGGTCTTCGAGTGTCTCAATGGCTATCAGTTGTCCTTATCGGTCTTGGTATTTTTATCATTCTATATCAAAATCGAAAGAAGGCCCCTTACTATATTTCAGAGGAGGAAAACTAAATGTTAGAAGTTGCATATATTCTTGTAGCCCTTGCTTTGATTGTATTTTTAGTGTATTTAATCATTACTGTACAAAAGCTTGGACGTGTTATCGATGAAACAGAGAAGACGATTAAAACCTTGACTTCAGATGTGGATGTGACCTTGCATCATACCAATGAATTGCTGGCTAAGGTCAATGTCTTGGCAGATGATATCAATGTCAAGGTGGCAACGATTGATCCACTCTTTAGTGCAGTGGCAGATTTATCTCTATCTGTTTCAGACCTCAATGACCATGCGCGTGTCTTGAGCAAGAAAGCTTCTTCAGCTGGTTCAAAAACACTTAAGACTGGTGCAAGTTTGTCAGCTCTTCGTGTAGCAAGTAAATTTTTCAAAAAATAAAAAAGGAGAATTCTTATGGGTAAACTATCCTCAATCCTTTTAGGAACCGTTTCAGGTGCAGCTCTCGCCTTGTTTTTAACAAGCGACAAGGGCAAACAAGTTTGCAGTCAGGCTCAAGATTTTCTAGATGATTTGAGAGAAGATCCTGAGTATGCCAAGGAGCAGGTCTGTGAAAAACTGACAGAAGTCAAGGAGCAGGCTACAGATTTTGTTCTTAAAACTAAAGAACAGGTTGAGTCAGGTGAAATCACTGTGGACAGTGTCCTTTCTCAAGCCAAATCATGTGTTCGTCAAGCGACAGAAGCATCAAAAGATCAATTCAATAATCTCAAGGAGCAATGGCAAGAAAAGGCTGAAACTCTTGATGAATCAGAAGAGATTGTTATTGACATAACAGAAGAATAAACCATCACCATCTCTGGACGGACTATGTATCTGGGGATGGTGATTTTTTTCTCGTAGCCGGTCTTTGTGGTATAATAATTACTATGCAGAAAAAACCAACGTCAGCCTATGTGCACATCCCGTTTTGTACCCAGATTTGTTATTATTGTGACTTTTCAAAAGTTTTTATCAAGAATCAGCCGGTAGATAGTTATTTGGAACATCTGTTAGAAGAGTTTCAATCTTATGATATTCAAAAGTTGAGAACCCTCTATATCGGTGGTGGCACACCGACAGCTTTGTCAGCTTCTCAACTGGAGGTGTTATTGAAGGGCTTGACTAAAAACTTGGACTTGTCTTTCTTAGAAGAGTTGACCATTGAAGCCAATCCAGGCGACTTGGATGCAGATAAGATAGCTGTTTTGAAAAACTCGGCTGTCAATCGTGTTTCGCTAGGTGTGCAAACCTTTGACGACAAAATGCTGAAAAAGATTGGGCGCAGTCATTTGGAGAAGGATATTTATGAAAATATCGACCGCCTGAAACTGGCTGGTTTTGACAACATCTCCATTGATTTGATTTATGCGCTGCCTGGCCAGACCATGGAGCAGGTCAAGGAAAATGTGGCTAAGGCCATTGGGCTGGATATTCCCCATATGAGTTTGTATAGCTTGATTTTGGAAAATCATACGGTCTTTATGAACCGTATGCGACGAGGGAAATTGCCTCTGCCTAAGGAGGAACTGGAAGCTGAGATGTTTGAGTACATCATTGCAGAGCTGGAGCGAGCTGGTTTTGAGCATTATGAGATTTCCAATTTCTCAAAGCCTGGTTTTGAAAGTCGCCACAACCTCATGTACTGGGACAATGCTGAATACTATGGCATCGGTGCTGGGGCATCTGGTTATGTCAATGGGGTGCGCTATAAGAATCATGGTCCCATTCGTCATTATCTAAATGCGGTTGAGGAAGGCAATGCGCGCATCACAGAAGAGCACCTGAGTCAAAAGGAGCAAATGGAAGAAGAAATGTTCCTGGGGCTTCGCAAGAAATCAGGAGTCTCCATGGCGCGATTTGAGGAAAAATTTGGAAGATCTTTTGATGGACTTTATGGAGAAATTGTCAGAGAATTGGTTCAACAAGGTCTCATGCAAATAGATGGTGACCGAGTTCGTATGACAAAAAGAGGTCTCTTTTTAGGAGACACCGTAGCAGAACGATTTATTTTGGAGTAGATGATGGGCTTAACTTATCGAATGAAAATGAAAATTCCTTTTGATATGGCTGATATGAACGGTCATATCAAGCTTCCAGATGTGATTTTGCTATCCCTTCAAGTTTCAGGGATGCAGTCGATTGAGTTAGGAGTTAGTGATAAGGCCATTTTGGAAGAGCATAATCTGGTCTGGATTATCACAGAATACGATATTGAGGTGGTTCGTTTGCCTCGTTTTGCGGAAGAAATTACCATCGAAACGGAAGCTTTGAGCTACAATCGGCTCTTTTGCTACCGTCGCTTTAACATTTATGATGAAGCAGGTCAGGAACTCATCCACATGATGGCGACCTTTGTTCTCATGGACCGCGACAGTCGAAAAGTCCATGCTGTCGAACCTGAGATTGTGGCTCCGTATCAGTCTGATTTTGATAAAAAGCTTATCCGTGGGCCAAAGTATGAGTCTTTGGAAGAACCATTCAGCAAGGATTACCATGTTCGTTTTTACGACTTGGATATGAATGGTCATGTTAATAACAGTAAGTATCTGGACTGGATTTTTGAGGTTATGGGAGCGGATTTTTTGACCCAATATATTCCCAAGAAAATCAACCTCAAGTATGTCAAGGAAGTTAGACCAGGTGGGGTGATTACATCGGCTGTTGAACGGACTGGACTGGAAAGCAAGCATGAGATTACAAGCGACGGGGCTACCAATGCCCAAGCTATCATCACTTGGCAAGAAATGAAGAAGGATTAGAGAAAAATATGAAGTATAAAGGCTATTTAATTGATTTAGACGGAACCATTTATAAGGGGAAAGATCGAATTCCAGCAGGAGAGGCTTTTGTCCACGAATTGCAAAAGCGAGACATCCCCTATCTCTTTGTGACTAACAATACAACCCGCACTCCAGAGAGTGTTCAGGAGATGTTGGCTCAGAATTTTAATATTGATACTCCTCTATCGACTGTCTACACAGCGACTTTGGCGACTATCGACTATATGAACGACTTGGGACTTGAAAAGACAGTCTATGTCATCGGAGAAGCAGGACTCAAGGAAGCCATCAAGGCGGCTGGTTATGTGGAAGACAAGGATAATCCTGCCTATGTGGTAGTAGGCCTGGACTGGCAAGTTGACTATGAAAAATTTGCGACAGCAACTCTAGCTATCCAAAAGGGTGCTCACTTTATCGGAACCAACCCTGACCTTAACATTCCAACAGAACGCGGTCTTTTGCCAGGTGCTGGTTCACTGATTACGCTGCTTGAAGTGGCAACACGAGTGAAGCCTGTTTATATCGGGAAACCAAATGCTATCATTATGGACAAGGCGGTTGAGCACTTAGGCTTGGAACGTGAAGAGTTGATTATGGTTGGGGACAACTATCTGACAGATATTCGGGCTGGGATTGACAACGGCATTCCAACGCTCTTGGTGACAACAGGTTTTACCAAGGCAGAAGAAGTGGCAGACCTACCAATTGCACCGACTCATGTGGTTTCTAGCCTTGCGGAGTGGGATTTTGATGAAAACTAAACTGACCTTTTGGAGCTCTATGCTCTTTCTTCTCTCCCTCTCAATCCTTCTGACTATCTATCTGGCTTGGATTTTTTATCCGCTGGAAATTCAGTGGTTAAGTTTAACGGATCGGGTCTATTTAAAACCAGAAACCATTCAGTACAACTTTCATATCTTGATGAATTATCTGACCAATCCATTTAGTCAGGTCCTAGAGATGCCAGATTTTCGTTCGTCAGCTGCTGGGCTACACCATTTTGCAGTGGTCAAGAACCTCTTTCACCTGGTTCAGCTAGTAGCTTTAGTGACACTGCCAAGTTTTTACGTCTTTGTCAATAGGATTGTGAAAAAGGGCTTTTTATCTCTATTTAGTAAAGGGCTTCTGACTCTAGTGGTTTTGCCTTTGCTGATTGGCCTTGGAGGAGTGTTGATTGGTTTTGACCAATTCTTTACCCTTTTCCATCAAATTCTCTTTGTGGGAGATGATACTTGGCTTTTTGATCCAGCCAAGGATCCAGTGATTCTGATTTTACCAGAGACTTTCTTCCTTCATGCCTTCCTCCTCTTTTTTGCCCTCTATGAAAGCTTCTTTGGTTTTCTATACCTGAAAAGCCGTAGGAAGTGAAACGAAAGATATTCTTATTTTGCATAAATCAATTAGGTATGTGATTCGAAACTATTGTCAAGAATGAATTAATCAAATCTAAAAAGAGTTAATCGTTCGCAAACAGTCTATTTTTCTTGAAAAAATAGGCTTTTTTTTCTAAAAATCTCTAGTCAAGCGCTTTATTTTTTTGTATAATAGAAGTAGCAAAGTATAGATAAGAAGAGAAAAGCATGATTACACTATTTCTATCACCGAGCTGTACTTCATGTCGTAAGGCAAAGGCCTGGTTAGAAAAACATAAGGTTCCCTTTGAGGAACACAATATTATGACCAGTCCTTTAACAAGAAAAGAATTGCAACACATCCTTTCCTTGACCGAAAATGGTACTGATGACATCATTTCAACTCGTTCAAAAATTTTTCAAAAATTAGATATTGATGTAGAAAGTATTTCGGTATCAGAATTGCTTCATTTGATTGAGCAGTATCCAAGTCTTTTGCGTCGTCCAATTATTATCGATGCCAAACGTATGCAGATCGGTTTTAATGAAGATGAGATTCGTGCTTTTCTCCCTCGTAGTTACCGTAAGCAAGAACTAAAAGAAGCAAGAATGAGAGCTGGTATTAGTTAATGAACAAACAGTATAGTTACCCACTAGATTTGTCGTGGAGCACTGAAGAACTTGCTTCAGTGCTTTCTTT from Streptococcus mitis NCTC 12261 harbors:
- the hprK gene encoding HPr(Ser) kinase/phosphatase, producing MSVLVKEVIEKLRLDIVYGEPELLEKEINTADITRPGLEMTGYFDYYTPERIQLLGMKEWSYLVSMSSHNRYQVLKKMFLPETPAVIVARGLVVPEEMLKAARECKIAILTSRTATSRLSGELSSYLDSRLAERTSVHGVLMDIYGMGVLIQGDSGIGKSETGLELVKRGHRLVADDRVDIFAKDEITLWGEPAEILKHLIEIRGVGIIDVMSLYGASAVKDSSQVQLAVYLENYDTHKTFDRLGNNAEEIEISGVGIPRIRIPVKTGRNISVVIEAAAMNYRAKEMGFDATRLFEERLTNLIAQNEVPNA
- the lgt gene encoding prolipoprotein diacylglyceryl transferase, encoding MLDPIAIHLGPLAIRWYALCIVTGLILAVYLTMKEAPRKKIIPDDILDFILIAFPLAILGARLYYVIFRFDYYSQNLGEIFAIWNGGLAIYGGLITGALVLYIFADRKLINTWDFLDIAAPSVMIAQSLGRWGNFFNQEAYGAAVDNLDYLPGFIRDQMYIEGSYRQPTFLYESLWNLLGFALILIFRRKWKSLRRGHITAFYLIWYGFGRMVIEGMRTDSLMFFGLRVSQWLSVVLIGLGIFIILYQNRKKAPYYISEEEN
- a CDS encoding DUF948 domain-containing protein → MLEVAYILVALALIVFLVYLIITVQKLGRVIDETEKTIKTLTSDVDVTLHHTNELLAKVNVLADDINVKVATIDPLFSAVADLSLSVSDLNDHARVLSKKASSAGSKTLKTGASLSALRVASKFFKK
- a CDS encoding YtxH domain-containing protein, with product MGKLSSILLGTVSGAALALFLTSDKGKQVCSQAQDFLDDLREDPEYAKEQVCEKLTEVKEQATDFVLKTKEQVESGEITVDSVLSQAKSCVRQATEASKDQFNNLKEQWQEKAETLDESEEIVIDITEE
- the hemW gene encoding radical SAM family heme chaperone HemW, which codes for MQKKPTSAYVHIPFCTQICYYCDFSKVFIKNQPVDSYLEHLLEEFQSYDIQKLRTLYIGGGTPTALSASQLEVLLKGLTKNLDLSFLEELTIEANPGDLDADKIAVLKNSAVNRVSLGVQTFDDKMLKKIGRSHLEKDIYENIDRLKLAGFDNISIDLIYALPGQTMEQVKENVAKAIGLDIPHMSLYSLILENHTVFMNRMRRGKLPLPKEELEAEMFEYIIAELERAGFEHYEISNFSKPGFESRHNLMYWDNAEYYGIGAGASGYVNGVRYKNHGPIRHYLNAVEEGNARITEEHLSQKEQMEEEMFLGLRKKSGVSMARFEEKFGRSFDGLYGEIVRELVQQGLMQIDGDRVRMTKRGLFLGDTVAERFILE
- a CDS encoding acyl-[acyl-carrier-protein] thioesterase translates to MGLTYRMKMKIPFDMADMNGHIKLPDVILLSLQVSGMQSIELGVSDKAILEEHNLVWIITEYDIEVVRLPRFAEEITIETEALSYNRLFCYRRFNIYDEAGQELIHMMATFVLMDRDSRKVHAVEPEIVAPYQSDFDKKLIRGPKYESLEEPFSKDYHVRFYDLDMNGHVNNSKYLDWIFEVMGADFLTQYIPKKINLKYVKEVRPGGVITSAVERTGLESKHEITSDGATNAQAIITWQEMKKD
- a CDS encoding TIGR01457 family HAD-type hydrolase — encoded protein: MKYKGYLIDLDGTIYKGKDRIPAGEAFVHELQKRDIPYLFVTNNTTRTPESVQEMLAQNFNIDTPLSTVYTATLATIDYMNDLGLEKTVYVIGEAGLKEAIKAAGYVEDKDNPAYVVVGLDWQVDYEKFATATLAIQKGAHFIGTNPDLNIPTERGLLPGAGSLITLLEVATRVKPVYIGKPNAIIMDKAVEHLGLEREELIMVGDNYLTDIRAGIDNGIPTLLVTTGFTKAEEVADLPIAPTHVVSSLAEWDFDEN
- a CDS encoding TIGR01906 family membrane protein; amino-acid sequence: MKTKLTFWSSMLFLLSLSILLTIYLAWIFYPLEIQWLSLTDRVYLKPETIQYNFHILMNYLTNPFSQVLEMPDFRSSAAGLHHFAVVKNLFHLVQLVALVTLPSFYVFVNRIVKKGFLSLFSKGLLTLVVLPLLIGLGGVLIGFDQFFTLFHQILFVGDDTWLFDPAKDPVILILPETFFLHAFLLFFALYESFFGFLYLKSRRK
- a CDS encoding Spx/MgsR family RNA polymerase-binding regulatory protein, producing the protein MITLFLSPSCTSCRKAKAWLEKHKVPFEEHNIMTSPLTRKELQHILSLTENGTDDIISTRSKIFQKLDIDVESISVSELLHLIEQYPSLLRRPIIIDAKRMQIGFNEDEIRAFLPRSYRKQELKEARMRAGIS